A portion of the Symphalangus syndactylus isolate Jambi chromosome 13, NHGRI_mSymSyn1-v2.1_pri, whole genome shotgun sequence genome contains these proteins:
- the C13H19orf53 gene encoding leydig cell tumor 10 kDa protein homolog isoform X1 — protein sequence MFENSSCDPLPLWTAVSLTLCHVVSRELLRFSAPLYPMVPCAFRLRLLTAPPLPLCAGPWRRGSASSRRTNPQRARQQRRPLKRIGAQGKAVVLSLRRRRASCSSKSSKRCAGTRDGARRAASSEGWSPEDGVRRGVEPGGRT from the exons ATGTTTGAAAACTCCAGCTGTGATCCACTACCTTTGTGGACTGCTGTCTCTTTAACTCTGTGCCACGTTGTATCCCGTGAGCTCTTGCGTTTTTCCGCCCCGCTGTATCCCATGGTTCCCTGTGCCTTCCGGCTACGACTGCTTACAGCCCCGCCTCTTCCTCTGTGTGCCGGACCATGGCGCAGGGGCAGCGCAAGTTCCAGGCGCACAAACCCACAAAGAGCAAGACAGCAGCGGCGGCCTCTGAAAAGAATCGGGGCCCAAGGAAAGGCG GTCGTGTTATCGCTCCGAAGAAGGCGCGCGTCGTGCAGCAGCAAAAGCTCAAAAAGGTGTGCGGGGACGAGAGATGGAGCCCGGAGGGCGGCGAGTAGCGAGGGGTGGAGCCCAGAGGACGGCGTGAGGCGAGGGGTGGAGCCCGGGGGTCG AACCTAG
- the MRI1 gene encoding methylthioribose-1-phosphate isomerase isoform X1, with protein MTLEAIRYSRGSLQILDQLLLPQQSRYEAVGSVRQAWEAIRAMKVRGAPAIALVGCLSLAVELQAGAGGPGLAALVAFVRDKLSFLVTARPTAVNMARAARDLADAAAQEAEREGATEEAVRERVIRCAEDMLEKDLRDNRSIGNLGACHLLERVAPSGGKVTVLTHCNTGALATAGYGTALGVIRSLHSLGRLKHAFCTETRPYNQGARLTAFELVYEQIPATLITDSMVAAAMAHRGVSAVVVGADRVVANGDTANKVGTYQLAIVAKHHGIPFYVAAPSSSCDLRLETGKEIIIEERPGQELTDVNGVRIAAPGIGVWNPAFDVTPHDLITGGIITELGVFAPEELRAALTTTSSRDGTLDGC; from the exons ATGACTCTGGAGGCGATCCGCTACTCGCGGGGCTCCCTGCAGATCCTAGACCAGCTGCTACTGCCCCAGCAGAGCCGCTACGAGGCGGTGGGCTCGGTGCGCCAGGCCTGGGAGGCCATCCGCGCCATGAAG GTGCGGGGCGCCCCGGCCATAGCCCTGGTGGGCTGTCTCAGCCTCGCCGTGGAGCTGCAGGCGGGCGCCGGGGGACCCGGACTCGCTGCGCTCGTGGCCTTCGTGCGCGACAAGCTGAGCTTTCTCGTCACCGCCCGGCCCACCGCTGTCAACATGGCCCGCGCCGCCCGCGACCTGGCTGATGCTGCAGCCCAGGAGGCCGAACGGGAGGGCGCTACGGAGGAGGCGGTCCGGGAGAG AGTGATCCGCTGCGCTGAGGACATGCTGGAGAAAGACCTCAGAGACAACCGAAGCATTGGGAACCTAGGAGCCTGCCACCTCCTGGAGCGGGTGGCCCCCAGCGGTGGCAAGGTGACTGTGCTGACCCACTGTAACACCGGTGCTCTGGCCACCGCTGGCTATGGTACAGCCCTAG GTGTGATCCGCTCACTGCACAGCCTGGGCCGCCTGAAGCACGCCTTCTGCACGGAGACCCGGCCCTACAACCAGGGAGCCCGGCTGACGGCCTTTGAGCTGGTCTATGAGCAGATCCCTGCCACCCTTATCACCGACAGCATGGTGGCTGCTGCCATGGCCCATAGGGGCGTGTCAG CTGTGGTCGTGGGAGCTGACCGCGTGGTTGCCAATGGCGACACAGCAAACAAGGTGGGCACCTACCAGCTGGCCATTGTCGCCAAGCACCACGGCATTCCCTTCTATGTGGCTGCCCCCAGCTCTTCATGTGACCTCCGTCTGGAGACCGGCAAGGAGATCATTATTGAAGAGCGACCAGGCCAGGAGCTGACCGATGTTAATGGGGTCCGGATTGCGGCACCCG GGATTGGAGTTTGGAATCCTGCCTTCGATGTCACCCCCCATGACCTCATCACTGGCGGCATCATCACAGAACTGGGGGTCTTTGCCCCTGAGGAGCTCCGGGCAGCCCTAACCACCACCTCTTCCAGGGATGGAACCCTAGATGGATGCTAG
- the MRI1 gene encoding methylthioribose-1-phosphate isomerase isoform X2, with protein MTLEAIRYSRGSLQILDQLLLPQQSRYEAVGSVRQAWEAIRAMKVRGAPAIALVGCLSLAVELQAGAGGPGLAALVAFVRDKLSFLVTARPTAVNMARAARDLADAAAQEAEREGATEEAVRERHETELCEHWEEHTRQRELPLRGPLGGTVLGVIRSLHSLGRLKHAFCTETRPYNQGARLTAFELVYEQIPATLITDSMVAAAMAHRGVSAVVVGADRVVANGDTANKVGTYQLAIVAKHHGIPFYVAAPSSSCDLRLETGKEIIIEERPGQELTDVNGVRIAAPGIGVWNPAFDVTPHDLITGGIITELGVFAPEELRAALTTTSSRDGTLDGC; from the exons ATGACTCTGGAGGCGATCCGCTACTCGCGGGGCTCCCTGCAGATCCTAGACCAGCTGCTACTGCCCCAGCAGAGCCGCTACGAGGCGGTGGGCTCGGTGCGCCAGGCCTGGGAGGCCATCCGCGCCATGAAG GTGCGGGGCGCCCCGGCCATAGCCCTGGTGGGCTGTCTCAGCCTCGCCGTGGAGCTGCAGGCGGGCGCCGGGGGACCCGGACTCGCTGCGCTCGTGGCCTTCGTGCGCGACAAGCTGAGCTTTCTCGTCACCGCCCGGCCCACCGCTGTCAACATGGCCCGCGCCGCCCGCGACCTGGCTGATGCTGCAGCCCAGGAGGCCGAACGGGAGGGCGCTACGGAGGAGGCGGTCCGGGAGAG ACATGAAACGGAGCTATGCGAGCATTGGGAAGAGCATaccaggcagagggaactgcCACTGCGAGGGCCCCTGGGTGGGACTGTGCTCG GTGTGATCCGCTCACTGCACAGCCTGGGCCGCCTGAAGCACGCCTTCTGCACGGAGACCCGGCCCTACAACCAGGGAGCCCGGCTGACGGCCTTTGAGCTGGTCTATGAGCAGATCCCTGCCACCCTTATCACCGACAGCATGGTGGCTGCTGCCATGGCCCATAGGGGCGTGTCAG CTGTGGTCGTGGGAGCTGACCGCGTGGTTGCCAATGGCGACACAGCAAACAAGGTGGGCACCTACCAGCTGGCCATTGTCGCCAAGCACCACGGCATTCCCTTCTATGTGGCTGCCCCCAGCTCTTCATGTGACCTCCGTCTGGAGACCGGCAAGGAGATCATTATTGAAGAGCGACCAGGCCAGGAGCTGACCGATGTTAATGGGGTCCGGATTGCGGCACCCG GGATTGGAGTTTGGAATCCTGCCTTCGATGTCACCCCCCATGACCTCATCACTGGCGGCATCATCACAGAACTGGGGGTCTTTGCCCCTGAGGAGCTCCGGGCAGCCCTAACCACCACCTCTTCCAGGGATGGAACCCTAGATGGATGCTAG
- the C13H19orf53 gene encoding leydig cell tumor 10 kDa protein homolog isoform X2: MAQGQRKFQAHKPTKSKTAAAASEKNRGPRKGGRVIAPKKARVVQQQKLKKNLEVGIRKKIEHDVVMKASSSLPKNLALLKAPAKKKGAAAATSSKTPS; encoded by the exons ATGGCGCAGGGGCAGCGCAAGTTCCAGGCGCACAAACCCACAAAGAGCAAGACAGCAGCGGCGGCCTCTGAAAAGAATCGGGGCCCAAGGAAAGGCG GTCGTGTTATCGCTCCGAAGAAGGCGCGCGTCGTGCAGCAGCAAAAGCTCAAAAAG AACCTAGAAGTCGGGATCCGGAAGAAGATCGAACATGATGTGGTGATGAAAGCCAGCAGCAGCTTGCCCAAAAACCTGGCACTGCTGAAGGCCCCGGCCAAGAAGAAAGGGGCAGCTGCTGCCACCTCCTCCAAGACACCTTCCTGA
- the MRI1 gene encoding methylthioribose-1-phosphate isomerase isoform X3: protein MTLEAIRYSRGSLQILDQLLLPQQSRYEAVGSVRQAWEAIRAMKVRGAPAIALVGCLSLAVELQAGAGGPGLAALVAFVRDKLSFLVTARPTAVNMARAARDLADAAAQEAEREGATEEAVRERHETELCEHWEEHTRQRELPLRGPLGGTVLETRPYNQGARLTAFELVYEQIPATLITDSMVAAAMAHRGVSAVVVGADRVVANGDTANKVGTYQLAIVAKHHGIPFYVAAPSSSCDLRLETGKEIIIEERPGQELTDVNGVRIAAPGIGVWNPAFDVTPHDLITGGIITELGVFAPEELRAALTTTSSRDGTLDGC, encoded by the exons ATGACTCTGGAGGCGATCCGCTACTCGCGGGGCTCCCTGCAGATCCTAGACCAGCTGCTACTGCCCCAGCAGAGCCGCTACGAGGCGGTGGGCTCGGTGCGCCAGGCCTGGGAGGCCATCCGCGCCATGAAG GTGCGGGGCGCCCCGGCCATAGCCCTGGTGGGCTGTCTCAGCCTCGCCGTGGAGCTGCAGGCGGGCGCCGGGGGACCCGGACTCGCTGCGCTCGTGGCCTTCGTGCGCGACAAGCTGAGCTTTCTCGTCACCGCCCGGCCCACCGCTGTCAACATGGCCCGCGCCGCCCGCGACCTGGCTGATGCTGCAGCCCAGGAGGCCGAACGGGAGGGCGCTACGGAGGAGGCGGTCCGGGAGAG ACATGAAACGGAGCTATGCGAGCATTGGGAAGAGCATaccaggcagagggaactgcCACTGCGAGGGCCCCTGGGTGGGACTGTGCT GGAGACCCGGCCCTACAACCAGGGAGCCCGGCTGACGGCCTTTGAGCTGGTCTATGAGCAGATCCCTGCCACCCTTATCACCGACAGCATGGTGGCTGCTGCCATGGCCCATAGGGGCGTGTCAG CTGTGGTCGTGGGAGCTGACCGCGTGGTTGCCAATGGCGACACAGCAAACAAGGTGGGCACCTACCAGCTGGCCATTGTCGCCAAGCACCACGGCATTCCCTTCTATGTGGCTGCCCCCAGCTCTTCATGTGACCTCCGTCTGGAGACCGGCAAGGAGATCATTATTGAAGAGCGACCAGGCCAGGAGCTGACCGATGTTAATGGGGTCCGGATTGCGGCACCCG GGATTGGAGTTTGGAATCCTGCCTTCGATGTCACCCCCCATGACCTCATCACTGGCGGCATCATCACAGAACTGGGGGTCTTTGCCCCTGAGGAGCTCCGGGCAGCCCTAACCACCACCTCTTCCAGGGATGGAACCCTAGATGGATGCTAG